A single window of Bradyrhizobium daqingense DNA harbors:
- a CDS encoding chemotaxis protein CheW: protein MAATSQYLTLGLAGETFGISILNVREILDMRPISRLPQAPNFLLGMIDVRGSGYPIVDLRTKLGLPSVSATEATRIIILDVPMKDRLVGVGFVADCVFEVTDIDEQAIEPVPEVGGKWQSDYAAGIGRKGDKFVVIFDLAKLMANDEVPEVRDTAPDAFCAA from the coding sequence ATGGCCGCAACCTCGCAATATCTGACGCTCGGGCTCGCCGGCGAAACGTTCGGCATCAGCATCCTCAACGTCCGGGAGATCCTCGACATGCGGCCGATCTCGCGGTTGCCGCAGGCGCCGAACTTTCTGCTCGGCATGATCGATGTGCGGGGCAGCGGCTATCCGATCGTCGATCTCAGGACCAAGCTCGGCTTGCCCAGCGTCTCCGCGACTGAAGCGACGCGTATCATCATCCTCGACGTGCCGATGAAGGACCGTCTGGTCGGCGTCGGTTTCGTCGCCGATTGCGTTTTCGAGGTCACCGACATCGACGAGCAGGCGATCGAGCCAGTGCCCGAGGTCGGCGGCAAATGGCAGTCGGATTATGCAGCCGGCATCGGCCGCAAGGGGGATAAGTTCGTCGTGATATTCGATCTCGCCAAGCTGATGGCGAACGATGAGGTTCCAGAAGTCCGAGACACGGCGCCGGATGCGTTCTGCGCCGCCTGA
- a CDS encoding CheR family methyltransferase, with protein MMPASQDTAVHLSDRHFRTIAELIEGQVGIKLPQGKRLMLEGRLHKRVRALNFSDLNEYVENLFEADHFDTELTHLIDVVTTNKTDFFREPQHFTFMREIAVPALLKSHGRKNANLKIWSSASSTGMEAYTTAMVLDDMTRNGSRFQYRILGTDISTAVLRLAKTAIYTRDVLAPVPEPYLKRYFLSSRDKSRGEVRVVPELRRMTHFMRMNLMDASYPVDRDVDIVFCRNVLIYFERETQRKVIERLCSHLRPGGYLLVGHSESMIHSAVPGLKQVQPTIFQV; from the coding sequence ATGATGCCTGCGTCACAGGATACAGCCGTGCATCTGTCGGACCGCCACTTCCGGACCATCGCCGAACTCATCGAGGGCCAGGTCGGCATCAAGCTGCCGCAGGGCAAGCGGCTGATGCTGGAGGGGCGGCTGCACAAGCGCGTGCGCGCGCTGAACTTCTCCGACCTCAACGAATATGTCGAGAACCTGTTCGAGGCCGATCATTTCGACACCGAGCTCACCCATCTGATCGACGTGGTGACGACCAACAAGACCGATTTCTTCCGCGAGCCGCAGCACTTCACGTTCATGCGGGAGATCGCAGTCCCCGCTTTGCTGAAATCGCATGGGCGCAAGAACGCCAACCTGAAGATCTGGAGCTCGGCGAGCTCCACCGGCATGGAGGCCTACACGACCGCGATGGTGCTGGACGACATGACGCGGAACGGCTCGCGCTTTCAATACCGCATCCTCGGGACCGACATCTCGACCGCCGTTCTGCGTCTCGCCAAGACAGCGATTTACACCAGGGACGTCCTCGCCCCGGTGCCGGAGCCTTACCTGAAGCGATATTTCCTGTCCTCCCGGGACAAGTCGCGCGGTGAGGTGCGGGTGGTGCCGGAGTTGCGGCGCATGACGCATTTCATGCGGATGAATCTCATGGACGCGTCCTATCCCGTCGACCGCGACGTCGACATCGTCTTCTGCCGGAACGTCCTGATCTATTTCGAGCGCGAGACCCAGCGCAAGGTGATCGAGCGGCTGTGCAGCCATTTACGCCCCGGGGGCTATTTGCTGGTCGGCCATTCCGAGTCGATGATTCACAGCGCAGTGCCGGGCCTGAAGCAGGTTCAGCCCACCATTTTCCAGGTTTGA
- a CDS encoding EAL domain-containing protein: MRLQRPNLSFAALVLASTMAFGLAGHFAAEAVIHQQQAHQVNELTEVVLRRSEFAVDFAAASLDDLARRNLASCDPSALQATRLHVYQRSAIKDVRLVKPDGSVICSAYSETLEFDKGWVDRRDMLPSHDKALSLFRVEQFGGDALGVLRDVDDSSALVAIVGINASLFDIMPAELRAHSEVMLALSSGEKLGAFQTDAGRPLVEPVNFDRSSARFPLHATIRLERAVLSSWNNEAYWRILAVALGLGAIFGILLARSRRMEGPVADLDRALAAGEFKPYYQPIFDLRTGQIKGCEILARWLRRDGSVVPPMNFIPLAESSGRIQAMTWQILESALAELRPLLRADRSFKMSLNVVPRHLLSAGFVEALRRKVLTARVSARQIVVEITERDELDDLARAASVVAELRDHGFRVAIDDVGVGHNGLSRLKGLGADMIKIDKFFVDTITVDASTTTIVEMLVALARDLHMTVIAEGIETEEQLRALVTSGVEEGQGYLVAPPLPLAKFNELVERRGVALSDAAAAASTALVA, from the coding sequence ATGAGATTGCAGCGACCGAACCTCTCGTTTGCGGCGCTCGTGCTTGCGAGCACGATGGCGTTCGGCCTCGCGGGACACTTCGCGGCAGAGGCCGTCATCCACCAGCAGCAGGCGCATCAAGTCAACGAGCTGACCGAGGTCGTTCTGCGCCGTTCCGAGTTTGCGGTCGATTTCGCCGCGGCCAGCCTGGACGATCTCGCCAGGCGCAATCTCGCCAGCTGCGATCCTTCGGCGCTGCAAGCCACCCGCCTTCACGTCTATCAGCGTTCGGCGATCAAGGATGTCCGCCTCGTCAAACCGGATGGCTCGGTGATCTGCTCGGCCTATTCCGAGACGCTCGAATTCGACAAGGGATGGGTGGACCGCCGCGATATGCTGCCTTCGCACGACAAGGCGCTTTCGCTGTTTCGCGTCGAGCAGTTCGGCGGCGACGCCTTGGGCGTGCTGAGGGACGTCGACGACAGCTCCGCTCTCGTCGCCATCGTCGGCATCAACGCCAGCCTGTTCGACATCATGCCCGCCGAACTGCGCGCGCACAGCGAGGTGATGCTCGCCTTGAGCAGCGGTGAGAAGCTCGGAGCATTCCAGACTGACGCCGGTAGGCCTCTGGTCGAGCCTGTCAATTTCGACAGAAGTTCTGCGCGCTTCCCGCTTCATGCCACGATCAGGCTCGAGCGCGCGGTCCTTTCGAGCTGGAACAACGAAGCCTATTGGCGCATCCTCGCCGTCGCGCTTGGACTTGGTGCAATCTTCGGCATTCTGCTGGCGCGCAGCCGCCGCATGGAGGGGCCGGTCGCCGATCTCGATCGTGCGCTGGCGGCCGGCGAGTTCAAGCCATACTACCAACCGATCTTCGATCTCAGGACAGGTCAGATCAAGGGCTGCGAGATTCTGGCGCGCTGGCTGCGCCGGGACGGCTCGGTCGTCCCGCCGATGAACTTCATTCCACTCGCCGAATCCAGCGGACGCATCCAGGCGATGACCTGGCAGATCCTGGAATCGGCGCTTGCCGAGCTGAGGCCATTGCTGAGGGCAGACAGGAGTTTCAAGATGTCCTTGAACGTCGTGCCCAGGCATCTCTTGAGTGCAGGCTTCGTCGAAGCGCTGCGTCGCAAGGTTCTGACGGCACGGGTCTCCGCGCGCCAGATCGTGGTCGAGATCACCGAACGCGACGAGCTCGACGATCTCGCGCGTGCCGCTTCTGTCGTCGCCGAGCTGCGCGATCATGGCTTCCGCGTCGCCATCGACGACGTCGGCGTCGGCCATAACGGGCTGTCTCGCCTGAAGGGCCTCGGCGCCGACATGATCAAGATCGACAAGTTCTTCGTGGACACGATCACCGTGGACGCATCGACCACGACGATCGTGGAAATGCTGGTGGCGCTGGCGAGGGACCTCCATATGACCGTGATCGCCGAAGGCATCGAGACGGAGGAGCAGCTCCGCGCCCTGGTCACATCAGGCGTGGAAGAGGGTCAGGGCTATCTCGTTGCACCGCCTTTGCCGCTTGCCAAGTTCAACGAGCTCGTCGAGCGACGCGGAGTGGCGCTGTCGGATGCGGCAGCCGCCGCCAGCACGGCCTTGGTGGCCTGA
- a CDS encoding CHRD domain-containing protein, whose protein sequence is MGSVIAMSGSAVAEIVKLRAELKGSNEVPPNSSTGSGKAEASYDTETKTLTYVVTYDGLTGPVLGAHFHGPGEAGKNAGIALPFKTVESPIQGSATLTEAQAADLLAGKWYANIHTAANPGGELRGQMMK, encoded by the coding sequence ATGGGAAGCGTCATCGCAATGAGCGGAAGCGCAGTTGCGGAGATCGTGAAGCTGCGAGCCGAGCTCAAGGGAAGCAATGAAGTGCCTCCGAACAGCTCGACCGGGTCGGGCAAGGCCGAGGCGAGCTACGACACAGAAACGAAGACTCTGACCTACGTCGTCACCTATGACGGACTGACCGGGCCGGTCCTGGGGGCGCATTTCCATGGACCCGGCGAGGCCGGCAAGAACGCCGGCATCGCCCTGCCGTTTAAGACGGTGGAAAGCCCGATCCAGGGCAGCGCCACGCTCACCGAGGCGCAGGCCGCAGATCTGCTGGCCGGAAAGTGGTACGCGAACATCCATACCGCCGCGAACCCGGGTGGGGAGTTGCGCGGCCAGATGATGAAGTAG
- a CDS encoding chemotaxis protein → MSVIPASTLTEATAAIEDVSSRIEDVFARVGNELGRGHLIFKELNQGLATLSAELSGAEIEGAATALQEIAARLSKLAQALPAETALLETIGKNTLDASALLKPLFKHIQMITIIARSARIEAASLDGDREGFLAFTQEAYDLGKAVQGSIEGCARDQQRLSEAVATAFGRQKEFESRYGNQLASESAELGAAYSGLRDQRSHSSHLADLASSSTRKIAEAVGSAIISLQAGDSTRQRLEHVSHGLSRASGSTPSLVPEPMASEDDARAICQLQAVQLRDAQREFSGDIGQIVRALAAILRDAGSVVGHGRTLFGGEDGGSSSFLARIKQTLAHASTLIATCEGAGRAVDEALAIVEDTLTKFRQAIAGLAEATVDITLIGMNAGLKASHLGSRGSAFVVIANELKATADQVSAGAGRLKPVLDGIESSARELKRLRVQGDPTQLAKLEPQILQALREVEAGNERLGKLMSRLVVEGAEFEGLMNSAQGLMSTLAEGSAALPAVAARLETASAGAQKLRPQDQAVLDELFARYTMERERDVHRDFLQTLGLASIVATRRVEAVAPADDGIELF, encoded by the coding sequence ATGTCCGTCATTCCGGCCAGCACCCTCACCGAGGCAACCGCGGCGATCGAGGACGTCTCCTCGCGCATCGAGGACGTGTTCGCGCGCGTCGGCAACGAGCTCGGACGCGGCCACCTCATCTTCAAGGAGCTGAACCAGGGCCTCGCCACGCTTTCCGCCGAGCTCTCCGGTGCGGAGATCGAGGGGGCTGCGACGGCGTTGCAGGAGATCGCCGCGCGGCTCAGCAAGCTGGCGCAGGCTTTGCCGGCCGAGACCGCGCTGCTGGAGACGATCGGCAAGAACACGCTAGATGCATCCGCTCTGCTCAAGCCGCTGTTCAAGCACATCCAGATGATCACCATCATCGCCCGCAGCGCGCGGATCGAGGCCGCCTCGCTCGACGGCGATCGCGAGGGCTTTCTCGCCTTCACGCAGGAGGCCTACGATCTCGGCAAGGCGGTGCAGGGCTCGATCGAGGGCTGCGCGCGCGATCAGCAGCGCCTGTCCGAGGCCGTTGCCACCGCCTTCGGCCGGCAAAAGGAGTTCGAGAGCCGCTACGGAAATCAACTAGCGTCGGAGAGTGCCGAACTCGGCGCGGCATATTCCGGCTTGCGCGACCAGCGCAGCCACAGCAGCCATCTCGCCGACCTCGCGAGTTCCAGCACCCGGAAGATCGCCGAGGCGGTGGGCAGTGCGATCATCTCCTTGCAGGCCGGCGACAGTACGCGCCAGCGTCTCGAGCATGTCTCTCACGGGCTCAGCCGTGCCTCGGGATCGACCCCGAGCCTCGTTCCCGAGCCGATGGCGAGCGAGGACGATGCGCGCGCGATCTGCCAATTGCAGGCGGTTCAGCTCAGGGATGCCCAGCGCGAGTTCAGCGGCGACATCGGGCAGATCGTTCGCGCGCTGGCCGCCATCCTGCGCGATGCGGGCAGTGTCGTCGGCCACGGCCGAACGCTGTTCGGTGGCGAGGACGGCGGATCGTCATCGTTCCTGGCGCGCATCAAGCAGACGCTGGCTCACGCATCGACCCTGATCGCCACCTGCGAGGGCGCCGGCCGCGCGGTGGACGAAGCGCTCGCGATCGTCGAGGACACGCTGACGAAGTTTCGTCAGGCCATCGCCGGGCTTGCCGAGGCAACCGTCGACATCACGCTGATCGGAATGAATGCCGGTCTCAAGGCAAGCCATCTCGGCAGCCGCGGCAGCGCCTTCGTCGTCATCGCCAACGAGCTCAAGGCGACCGCCGACCAGGTCTCGGCGGGGGCAGGCCGCTTGAAGCCGGTGCTCGACGGCATCGAGAGCTCGGCAAGGGAGCTGAAGCGGCTCCGCGTGCAGGGGGATCCGACGCAGCTCGCCAAGCTCGAGCCGCAGATCCTCCAGGCGCTGCGCGAGGTCGAGGCCGGCAATGAACGGCTCGGCAAGCTGATGAGCCGACTCGTCGTCGAAGGTGCCGAGTTCGAAGGGCTGATGAATTCGGCGCAAGGCCTGATGAGCACGCTCGCCGAAGGGTCCGCGGCTTTGCCCGCGGTCGCCGCGCGCCTCGAGACGGCCAGTGCCGGCGCGCAGAAGCTGCGTCCCCAGGACCAGGCCGTTCTCGATGAGCTTTTTGCGCGCTACACGATGGAGCGCGAACGGGATGTCCATCGCGACTTCCTGCAAACGCTCGGACTGGCATCGATCGTCGCGACGCGCCGGGTCGAGGCAGTCGCGCCCGCCGATGACGGCATAGAATTGTTCTGA
- a CDS encoding HAMP domain-containing methyl-accepting chemotaxis protein: MRFTVKAKLASAFGAVIVLSMITGGVAYNSLSTLTEQQERIVGQANRTKLAADVMSAIQSQQRAETRMIQAVSDKETQDNYNAMLTRREKTLKLNGELYSKASENGRRVLDQASGPIKRMNELEDQAGKFALLNSNNRAAQLWKSEGQVAVKDLDAMVDAALTEAGGSGSESQRAAALLTARSEVARLARSVVSSYSATTVQEVESDVKETTQRLAGLKAAVAQVNQSGAASAINAQLDRLAKVAENVSRLTLEAGNLKAAAIAGGEGRKAFNEALDAIEQYVQRNEKQMAEVAEEGARDAAFAKMLLISMICAALLIAIVSATWIALNISRRLARAVGLANAVSVGDLSQKISVSSNDEVGDLVASLNAMTANLNATAAIANEIAHGNLTVEAKPLSDKDTLGLALERMIEKLRQIVSEALTAAQNVSAGSQELSASAEQLSQGATEQASSAEEASSSMEEMASNVKQNADNANQTEKIAAQSAKDAEASGIAVGRAVNAMQTIAEKITIVQEIARQTDLLALNAAVEAARAGEHGKGFAVVASEVRKLAERSQAAAAEIGSLSSETVKVAQDAGNMLSKLVPDIKKTAALVEEITAACREQDVGSAQINQAIQQLDKVGQQNASASEQVSSTSEELASQAEQLQSTIAYFRIDQGAKSQAAAPIDRAVTQLRAKAATMAAAERPAKKPLGKPARAVKVAGGGFAFDMNGGEDDRDADFQR, translated from the coding sequence ATGAGATTCACCGTCAAGGCCAAGCTCGCATCTGCGTTCGGCGCAGTCATCGTTCTCTCGATGATTACCGGAGGGGTCGCCTATAACTCGCTTTCCACCCTGACGGAGCAGCAGGAGCGCATCGTCGGCCAGGCCAATCGCACCAAGCTGGCCGCCGACGTCATGAGTGCAATCCAGTCGCAACAGCGCGCCGAGACCCGCATGATACAGGCGGTCTCGGACAAGGAAACGCAAGACAATTACAACGCGATGCTGACGCGTCGCGAGAAGACTCTCAAGCTCAACGGTGAGCTCTACAGCAAGGCCAGCGAGAACGGCCGGCGCGTGCTCGATCAGGCTTCCGGTCCGATCAAGCGCATGAACGAGCTGGAAGATCAGGCCGGCAAGTTTGCGCTGCTCAACTCGAACAACCGGGCTGCGCAGCTGTGGAAGTCCGAAGGGCAGGTCGCGGTCAAGGACCTCGACGCGATGGTGGATGCGGCGCTCACGGAAGCCGGCGGTAGCGGTTCCGAGAGCCAGCGTGCAGCCGCATTGCTGACGGCCCGTAGCGAGGTCGCGCGGCTCGCGCGTTCGGTCGTATCGAGCTATTCGGCCACAACGGTGCAGGAGGTCGAATCCGATGTGAAGGAGACCACGCAGCGGCTGGCCGGTCTCAAGGCGGCCGTTGCGCAAGTGAATCAATCAGGCGCGGCCAGTGCCATCAACGCGCAGTTGGACCGTCTCGCGAAGGTCGCGGAGAATGTTTCGCGGCTGACGCTCGAAGCCGGCAACCTGAAGGCGGCGGCGATCGCTGGCGGTGAAGGCCGCAAAGCCTTCAACGAGGCCCTGGATGCCATCGAGCAGTACGTTCAGCGGAACGAAAAGCAGATGGCCGAGGTCGCGGAGGAGGGGGCGAGAGACGCAGCCTTCGCCAAGATGCTCTTGATCAGCATGATCTGCGCTGCGCTGTTGATCGCAATCGTTTCGGCGACCTGGATCGCGCTCAACATCAGCCGCCGGCTCGCCCGCGCAGTTGGTCTCGCCAACGCTGTATCCGTCGGCGACCTCAGCCAGAAGATCAGCGTGTCGAGCAATGACGAGGTCGGCGATCTCGTGGCATCCCTCAATGCGATGACTGCCAATCTGAATGCCACCGCGGCAATCGCCAACGAGATTGCACATGGCAACCTCACGGTCGAAGCCAAGCCGCTCTCGGACAAGGACACGCTCGGTCTTGCGCTCGAGCGCATGATCGAGAAACTTCGTCAGATCGTGTCCGAAGCTCTCACCGCGGCGCAAAACGTCTCCGCCGGCAGCCAGGAATTGTCCGCCAGCGCCGAGCAGCTCTCGCAGGGCGCGACGGAGCAGGCGTCCTCCGCCGAGGAGGCCTCCTCCTCGATGGAGGAGATGGCTTCCAACGTGAAGCAGAATGCCGACAACGCCAACCAGACCGAGAAGATCGCGGCCCAGTCGGCCAAGGATGCCGAAGCCAGCGGCATCGCGGTGGGCCGCGCCGTCAACGCGATGCAGACCATCGCCGAGAAGATCACGATCGTGCAGGAGATCGCACGTCAGACCGACCTGCTCGCGCTCAACGCGGCGGTGGAAGCCGCGCGCGCCGGCGAGCACGGCAAGGGCTTCGCGGTGGTCGCTTCCGAAGTGCGCAAGCTGGCTGAACGGAGCCAGGCCGCCGCAGCCGAGATAGGATCCCTGTCGTCGGAAACCGTCAAGGTCGCTCAAGATGCCGGCAACATGCTGTCAAAGCTCGTTCCGGACATCAAGAAGACCGCCGCGCTGGTCGAGGAGATCACTGCGGCCTGCCGCGAGCAGGACGTCGGGTCCGCCCAGATCAACCAGGCGATCCAGCAGCTCGACAAGGTCGGCCAGCAGAACGCCAGCGCCTCCGAGCAGGTGTCCTCGACCTCCGAGGAGCTCGCCTCGCAGGCCGAGCAGCTGCAGTCGACCATCGCCTATTTCCGCATCGACCAGGGCGCGAAGAGCCAGGCGGCTGCACCGATCGACCGGGCGGTCACGCAGCTGCGCGCCAAGGCGGCGACGATGGCTGCCGCCGAGCGTCCGGCCAAGAAGCCGCTAGGCAAGCCGGCGCGCGCGGTGAAGGTGGCCGGCGGCGGCTTCGCCTTCGACATGAACGGCGGCGAGGACGATCGGGACGCCGATTTTCAGCGCTGA
- a CDS encoding methyl-accepting chemotaxis protein → MRFTVKAKLASAFGVVLLLSMAAGGLAYVKLSDMIDTADSLVARAGRMERAAEIERGILLQVRAEKNLILAPESETQRFLAEIAKQRETLLKLKDEIHAAASPEGKKLLDGFAAAYAHMNAVQDETLKTARTDKTKAAERSMTEVRKAVGEAMEAAEAYVMNSRKNMANQAAQAHADGNRAHFLLVSFVLASLAIGLIAAIWISVSIARGLGRAVGLAGAVATGDLSRTIDVSSNDEIGDLTKSLNSMVEKLRQVVSEALTAAQNVSAGSQELSASAEQLSQGATEQASSAEEASSSMEEMASNVKQNADNANQTEKIAAQSARDAEASGVAVGRAVEAMRTIAEKITIVQEIARQTDLLALNAAVEAARAGEHGKGFAVVASEVRKLAERSQAAAADIGTLSGESVKVAQEAGAMLSKLVPDIRKTAELVQEITAACREQDVGSAQINQAIQQLDKVGQQNASASEQVSSTSEELASQAEQLQSTISFFRIEHGGRGETAATAPIDRAVTQLRAKAAHMAAADRSGNRPAPVRKPARALKVAGGGGFAFDMHEDEDERDADFQR, encoded by the coding sequence ATGAGATTTACCGTCAAGGCAAAGCTTGCCAGTGCATTCGGCGTGGTTCTGTTGCTCTCCATGGCGGCGGGAGGTCTCGCTTACGTGAAGCTGAGCGACATGATCGACACCGCCGATAGCCTGGTGGCGCGCGCCGGCCGGATGGAAAGAGCGGCCGAGATCGAGCGGGGAATCCTGCTCCAGGTTCGCGCCGAGAAGAATCTCATTCTCGCGCCCGAAAGCGAAACTCAGCGCTTCCTTGCCGAGATCGCCAAACAGCGTGAGACGCTTCTGAAGCTGAAGGACGAGATTCACGCTGCGGCCTCTCCCGAAGGCAAGAAGCTGCTCGACGGCTTCGCCGCTGCCTATGCGCACATGAACGCGGTGCAGGACGAGACCCTGAAGACCGCCCGGACCGACAAGACAAAGGCGGCCGAACGCTCCATGACTGAGGTTCGCAAGGCCGTTGGCGAGGCGATGGAAGCCGCCGAGGCCTACGTCATGAACTCCAGGAAAAACATGGCAAATCAGGCCGCCCAGGCTCATGCAGATGGCAATCGTGCCCACTTCCTGTTGGTCTCGTTCGTCCTTGCCTCGCTTGCGATTGGTCTGATAGCCGCGATCTGGATCTCCGTCAGCATCGCCCGCGGTCTCGGCCGCGCGGTGGGGCTCGCCGGTGCGGTTGCCACCGGCGATCTCAGCCGGACGATCGATGTCTCCAGCAATGATGAGATCGGCGATCTCACCAAATCGCTGAACAGCATGGTCGAGAAACTCCGGCAGGTCGTCTCGGAGGCGCTTACCGCTGCCCAGAATGTGTCCGCCGGCAGCCAAGAACTGTCCGCCAGCGCAGAGCAGCTCTCGCAGGGCGCGACCGAGCAGGCCTCGTCGGCCGAGGAAGCGTCGTCCTCGATGGAGGAGATGGCCTCGAACGTGAAACAGAATGCTGACAACGCCAATCAGACCGAGAAGATCGCGGCCCAATCGGCCAGGGATGCTGAAGCCAGCGGTGTTGCCGTAGGTCGTGCGGTCGAGGCGATGCGGACTATCGCCGAGAAAATCACGATCGTGCAGGAGATCGCGCGCCAGACCGATCTGCTCGCGCTCAACGCGGCAGTGGAGGCCGCGCGCGCCGGCGAGCACGGCAAGGGCTTTGCCGTGGTCGCCTCCGAAGTACGGAAACTGGCCGAACGCAGCCAGGCGGCCGCTGCCGACATCGGCACGCTGTCGGGCGAGAGCGTGAAGGTCGCGCAGGAGGCCGGCGCGATGCTGTCCAAGCTCGTGCCCGACATCAGGAAGACTGCCGAGCTGGTCCAGGAGATCACCGCAGCCTGCCGTGAGCAGGACGTTGGCTCGGCCCAGATCAACCAGGCGATCCAGCAGCTCGACAAGGTCGGCCAGCAGAACGCCAGCGCCTCCGAGCAGGTGTCCTCGACCTCGGAGGAGCTTGCCTCGCAGGCCGAGCAGCTCCAGTCGACGATCTCGTTCTTCCGCATCGAGCATGGCGGACGCGGCGAGACTGCGGCGACGGCGCCGATCGACCGGGCCGTCACCCAGCTTCGTGCCAAGGCTGCGCACATGGCAGCAGCGGATCGCAGTGGGAACAGGCCCGCGCCCGTCCGCAAGCCGGCGCGTGCGCTGAAAGTCGCCGGCGGCGGCGGCTTCGCCTTCGACATGCACGAGGACGAAGACGAGCGGGACGCCGACTTCCAACGTTGA
- a CDS encoding VanZ family protein, which yields MRRNHLIAAASICLALIVYATLAKLAGRPALMGHHEAYWIVVIERFSAYGLLGFLLSFLLPGRLALACSLVIAVAMGLEVMQSFIPDRDPGFLDVLQKAAGGTVGVMLAQMILAFLPRPPS from the coding sequence ATGCGCAGGAACCACCTCATAGCAGCCGCGAGCATCTGTCTGGCCCTGATCGTCTACGCCACCCTGGCGAAGCTGGCGGGACGACCCGCGCTCATGGGGCACCACGAGGCCTATTGGATCGTGGTGATCGAACGCTTCAGCGCCTATGGTCTGCTCGGCTTCCTTCTGTCCTTCCTGCTGCCCGGTCGGCTCGCTCTGGCTTGCTCGCTCGTCATTGCGGTTGCCATGGGGCTGGAGGTGATGCAATCGTTCATCCCCGACCGTGATCCGGGCTTCCTCGACGTGCTGCAGAAGGCGGCAGGAGGCACCGTCGGCGTCATGCTCGCCCAGATGATCCTGGCGTTCTTGCCCCGCCCGCCGTCCTGA
- a CDS encoding protein-glutamate methylesterase/protein-glutamine glutaminase, with protein sequence MPKEKVRVLIVDDSASVRQILQTILNDDPDIEVMGTASDPFAAARRLQNEIPDVMILDLEMPRMDGMTFLRKIMAQRPIPVIICSSLTEEGSNVMFEAFEAGAVDIMPKPKIDTRQALLECSSRLREAVKSAARARVRPRAAHREIEKKLTADAIIPPPVQGKVRPTTERIVCIGASTGGTEALNDVLEMLPAHCPPIVIVQHMPAGFTAAFARRLDSVCQMRVKEAEDGEPVLPGCAYISPGARHMLLQRIGLRYQIAIKDGPPVSRHRPSVDVLFRSAAQHAGANALGVIMTGMGDDGARGMLEMRKLGASTRAQDEESCVVFGMPKEAIAHGGVEKVVSLHQISREIMLWYQAGHAAVAG encoded by the coding sequence ATGCCGAAGGAGAAAGTTCGCGTATTGATCGTGGACGATTCGGCGTCGGTGCGCCAAATCCTGCAGACGATCCTCAACGACGATCCCGATATCGAGGTGATGGGAACGGCTTCGGATCCGTTCGCCGCGGCGCGCCGCCTCCAGAACGAAATCCCCGACGTCATGATCCTCGACCTCGAGATGCCGCGCATGGACGGCATGACGTTCCTGCGTAAGATCATGGCGCAGCGCCCGATCCCGGTGATCATCTGCTCCTCGCTGACCGAGGAGGGCTCCAACGTGATGTTCGAGGCGTTCGAAGCGGGCGCCGTCGACATCATGCCGAAGCCGAAGATCGACACGCGTCAGGCGCTGCTCGAATGCTCCTCGCGGCTGCGCGAGGCCGTGAAGTCGGCGGCGCGTGCGCGCGTGCGCCCGCGGGCGGCGCATCGTGAGATCGAGAAGAAGCTGACGGCCGACGCGATCATCCCGCCGCCGGTGCAGGGCAAGGTGCGGCCGACGACGGAGCGTATCGTGTGCATCGGTGCGTCGACGGGCGGAACCGAAGCGCTCAACGACGTCCTGGAGATGTTGCCCGCCCATTGTCCGCCGATCGTCATCGTCCAGCACATGCCGGCGGGATTCACGGCGGCTTTCGCGAGGCGCCTCGACAGCGTGTGCCAGATGCGGGTCAAGGAGGCCGAGGACGGCGAGCCGGTGTTGCCGGGCTGCGCCTATATCTCGCCGGGGGCCCGTCACATGCTGCTCCAGCGCATCGGTCTGCGCTACCAGATCGCGATCAAGGACGGCCCGCCGGTGTCGCGGCATCGTCCGTCCGTCGACGTGCTGTTCCGCTCGGCGGCCCAGCATGCCGGCGCCAACGCGCTCGGCGTGATCATGACCGGCATGGGCGACGACGGCGCGCGCGGAATGCTGGAGATGCGCAAGCTCGGCGCCTCGACCCGAGCGCAGGATGAAGAGAGCTGCGTGGTGTTCGGCATGCCCAAGGAAGCCATCGCCCATGGCGGCGTCGAGAAGGTCGTCTCGCTGCACCAGATCTCGCGCGAGATCATGCTCTGGTATCAGGCCGGGCACGCGGCGGTGGCAGGTTGA